From a single Planctellipticum variicoloris genomic region:
- a CDS encoding DUF4392 domain-containing protein, whose amino-acid sequence MSDPRLAELERLIRRDPGRRGLISAEETLPPLCPGHLAGATEALLNSEGPVWIVTGFYIPAANPPAAETDGPPGAAFLAAILQQLGRPVRVVTDDHCRPVVAGALRAADLDPSLLLSCPVDPAEGTEWCRDQFADSPPGLLLAIERVGPSHTLDSLSGQPRSGLAPRNDFQARVPAETWDHCHNMRGVCIDAHTAPLHRLFEAASERGAPTIGIGDGGNEIGMGTVPWEELVARLAGEHSARIPCRIATDWTVLAGVSNWGGFALAAAAAVLAGRPEILRGWTAERHYAALQQLVSDTGAVDGVTRMPEATVDGLPFETYIQPWEGMRRVLGFA is encoded by the coding sequence GTGTCCGACCCGCGGCTTGCCGAACTGGAACGCCTGATCCGCCGGGATCCCGGACGACGGGGGCTGATTTCCGCCGAGGAAACCCTACCGCCCCTCTGTCCGGGGCATCTGGCCGGAGCGACCGAGGCGTTGTTGAACAGTGAGGGGCCGGTCTGGATCGTCACCGGTTTTTACATTCCCGCCGCGAACCCTCCCGCGGCGGAAACCGATGGTCCGCCGGGAGCGGCCTTTCTGGCGGCGATCCTGCAGCAGCTCGGGCGACCGGTCCGCGTGGTCACTGACGATCATTGTCGGCCGGTCGTGGCAGGGGCGTTGCGCGCCGCGGACCTCGATCCCTCCCTGCTCCTGAGCTGCCCCGTCGATCCCGCCGAGGGAACGGAGTGGTGCCGCGATCAATTCGCGGATTCGCCGCCGGGGCTGCTGCTGGCGATCGAGCGGGTCGGGCCGAGCCATACCCTCGACTCGTTGTCCGGCCAGCCCCGCAGCGGCCTGGCCCCGAGGAACGATTTTCAGGCGCGCGTCCCGGCTGAGACATGGGACCATTGCCACAACATGCGCGGCGTCTGCATCGATGCCCACACTGCGCCGCTGCATCGCCTGTTCGAAGCCGCGTCGGAGCGCGGGGCGCCGACGATCGGCATCGGCGACGGAGGGAATGAGATCGGAATGGGCACAGTCCCCTGGGAAGAGCTGGTCGCCCGACTGGCGGGTGAACACTCGGCGCGGATTCCCTGCCGGATCGCCACCGACTGGACGGTTCTGGCGGGGGTCAGCAACTGGGGAGGCTTCGCGCTGGCGGCGGCGGCGGCCGTGCTGGCCGGTCGGCCCGAGATCCTGCGGGGCTGGACCGCGGAGCGGCATTACGCCGCCCTGCAGCAGCTCGTGTCAGACACCGGGGCCGTCGACGGCGTGACACGGATGCCCGAAGCCACCGTCGATGGCCTGCCGTTCGAGACTTACATCCAGCCGTGGGAGGGGATGCGGCGGGTGCTGGGGTTTGCGTGA
- a CDS encoding DUF1559 domain-containing protein: MPSQSSRSPRRGFTLIELLVVIAIIAILIALLLPAVQQAREAARRTQCKNSLKQIGLALHNYHDTFQAIPSGSIVLLNAAGTTYNGHGWTWHASILPYLDQAPMYNEIQGPNSGGMGAELGGTTDPKQALVGRTVMSVFWCPSQPDTTGGVQKNGYSPSNYNGNMGTLIGYNGDDCYGGSVTNAAGMRAPGGCMNANGMFFISSSVRFRDVTDGLSNTIAVSEVIDSGGDAANLGGGGSDRKHGFSGGADSNPPTEMSEYLIAAEGNDPINQYTEEAAGSHHVGGAHFLLSDGSVRFLSENIHMPTYQALSTRAGGETIGEF, translated from the coding sequence ATGCCGTCTCAATCGTCTCGCTCACCCCGGCGAGGCTTCACCCTGATCGAACTCCTGGTGGTGATCGCGATCATCGCCATCCTGATCGCCCTGCTGCTCCCCGCCGTCCAGCAGGCCCGCGAGGCCGCCCGACGCACGCAGTGCAAGAACAGCCTGAAGCAGATCGGGCTGGCGCTGCACAACTACCACGACACCTTTCAGGCGATCCCCTCGGGCAGCATCGTGCTCCTGAATGCCGCCGGCACCACGTACAACGGTCACGGCTGGACGTGGCACGCCAGCATCCTGCCCTATCTCGATCAGGCTCCGATGTACAACGAGATTCAGGGGCCGAATTCGGGCGGCATGGGTGCGGAGCTCGGTGGAACCACTGATCCGAAGCAGGCGCTGGTCGGTCGGACCGTGATGTCGGTGTTCTGGTGCCCCTCGCAACCGGATACGACCGGGGGAGTTCAGAAGAACGGTTATTCCCCGTCCAACTACAACGGCAACATGGGGACCCTCATCGGCTACAACGGAGACGACTGCTATGGCGGCTCGGTGACCAATGCCGCCGGAATGCGAGCCCCCGGCGGATGCATGAACGCCAACGGGATGTTCTTCATCAGCAGCAGCGTTCGTTTTCGCGATGTCACGGACGGGCTCTCCAACACGATCGCCGTCAGCGAAGTGATCGACTCCGGCGGAGACGCCGCGAATCTGGGCGGCGGGGGCAGCGACCGCAAGCATGGGTTTTCCGGAGGCGCCGACAGCAATCCGCCCACGGAAATGAGTGAGTACCTGATTGCCGCGGAGGGCAATGACCCGATCAATCAATACACGGAGGAAGCGGCCGGCAGCCATCACGTCGGCGGAGCCCATTTCCTGCTGAGCGACGGGAGCGTCCGGTTTCTCTCGGAAAACATCCACATGCCGACCTACCAGGCCCTCAGCACCCGCGCGGGCGGAGAAACCATCGGCGAGTTCTAA
- a CDS encoding DUF1559 domain-containing protein produces the protein MTTHFARRRPRGFTLIELLVVIAIIAILIALLLPAVQQAREAARRTQCRNNLKQIGLALHNYHDTFQALPSGSIVVLNAAGNRYYGHGWTWHASILPYLDQAPMYNQIQGPNSGGLGAELGGTADPKQALVGRTVMSVFWCPSQPDPTAGPQKGGYSPSNYNGNMGTLIGNNGDNCYGGSINTAAEMRAPGGCMNANGMFFISSNVRFRDVTDGLSNTISVSEVIDSGGAANMLGGGGSDRKHGFSGGADSNPPEEMSEYLIAAESNDPINRYTEEAAGSHHVGGAHFLLSDGSVRFLSQNIHMGTYRALSTRAGGETIGEF, from the coding sequence GTGACCACCCACTTCGCCCGCCGCCGTCCTCGGGGATTCACCCTGATTGAATTGCTGGTCGTGATCGCGATCATCGCGATTCTGATCGCCCTGCTGCTCCCCGCCGTTCAGCAGGCCCGCGAGGCCGCCCGGCGGACGCAATGCCGCAACAACCTGAAGCAGATCGGGCTGGCGCTGCATAATTACCACGACACCTTTCAGGCCCTCCCCTCGGGCAGCATTGTGGTCCTGAATGCCGCCGGCAACCGGTACTACGGTCACGGCTGGACCTGGCACGCCAGCATCCTCCCCTATCTCGATCAGGCTCCCATGTACAATCAGATTCAGGGCCCGAATTCGGGCGGCCTCGGGGCTGAGCTCGGCGGAACCGCCGATCCGAAGCAGGCCCTGGTCGGCCGGACCGTCATGTCGGTGTTCTGGTGTCCCTCGCAGCCGGATCCGACGGCGGGGCCTCAAAAGGGCGGATACTCCCCATCCAACTACAACGGCAACATGGGGACGCTCATCGGTAACAACGGCGATAACTGTTACGGCGGTTCCATCAACACCGCCGCTGAAATGAGGGCTCCCGGCGGTTGCATGAACGCCAACGGAATGTTCTTCATCAGCAGCAATGTTCGCTTTCGAGACGTCACGGACGGACTCTCCAACACGATCTCGGTGAGCGAAGTCATCGATTCCGGCGGCGCCGCCAACATGCTGGGGGGCGGGGGCAGCGACCGCAAGCACGGATTTTCCGGCGGCGCCGACAGCAATCCTCCGGAGGAAATGAGCGAATACCTCATCGCCGCGGAAAGCAACGACCCGATCAATCGCTACACGGAAGAGGCGGCCGGCAGCCACCACGTGGGCGGCGCGCACTTCCTGCTGAGCGACGGGAGCGTCCGGTTTCTCTCGCAGAACATCCACATGGGGACCTATCGGGCGCTCAGCACCCGGGCCGGCGGAGAAACCATCGGCGAGTTCTGA